Proteins encoded together in one Deinococcus hopiensis KR-140 window:
- a CDS encoding branched-chain amino acid ABC transporter permease has product MEFSQLVQNLLNGLAIGSVYAIFALGYTLVFSILGIINFAHGAVFTLGAYFTYTLVVGQFENNGLLKGINLFGDSSPFSGNPWMFALATLIGAGLAGLVAVLMERVAFRPMRARGADPLLALVSSLGVALVVVNLIQLLVGAEIYNFPSDAYGDVRPALSFRIGEKTVIIRTVQLIIFAVSLVMLAVLGYVIGRTKVGKALRAVAENPSTASLLGISVDRFILMTFFLSGFLGGLAGTLVGTAFGVAGPYFGVTYGLKGLAVIVLGGLGSIPGAVVGGLVIGLAEAFVPSQFSAYKDAVAFALLFLILLVRPQGLLGRAQIQKV; this is encoded by the coding sequence ATGGAATTCAGCCAACTCGTCCAGAACCTGCTTAACGGCCTCGCCATCGGCAGCGTGTACGCCATCTTCGCGCTGGGATACACGCTGGTGTTCTCGATCCTGGGCATCATCAATTTCGCGCACGGTGCCGTATTTACCCTGGGTGCGTACTTCACGTACACGCTGGTGGTGGGACAGTTCGAGAACAACGGTCTCCTCAAGGGCATCAATCTGTTCGGGGACAGCTCACCCTTTTCGGGCAACCCGTGGATGTTTGCCCTCGCCACGCTGATCGGCGCGGGGCTGGCGGGGCTGGTGGCCGTGCTGATGGAACGGGTGGCCTTCCGCCCCATGCGGGCGCGTGGCGCGGACCCGCTGCTGGCGCTGGTGAGTAGCCTGGGGGTGGCCCTCGTCGTCGTGAACCTGATTCAGCTCCTCGTGGGCGCGGAGATCTACAACTTTCCGTCGGACGCTTACGGCGACGTGCGCCCGGCCCTGAGCTTTCGCATCGGGGAAAAGACCGTCATCATCCGTACCGTGCAGCTCATCATCTTTGCGGTCAGCCTGGTGATGCTCGCCGTGCTGGGCTACGTGATCGGGCGGACGAAGGTGGGCAAGGCGCTGCGGGCCGTGGCGGAGAATCCCAGCACGGCCAGCCTGCTGGGCATCTCCGTGGACCGTTTCATCCTGATGACCTTCTTCCTGTCGGGCTTTCTGGGCGGGCTGGCGGGCACACTGGTGGGCACGGCCTTCGGCGTGGCGGGGCCGTACTTCGGGGTGACCTACGGACTCAAGGGCCTGGCCGTGATCGTGCTGGGTGGGCTGGGGAGCATTCCGGGGGCGGTGGTGGGCGGCCTGGTCATCGGGCTGGCCGAGGCGTTCGTGCCCTCGCAGTTCAGCGCGTACAAGGACGCGGTGGCCTTCGCGCTGCTGTTCCTGATCCTCCTCGTGCGGCCCCAGGGGCTGCTGGGCCGCGCCCAGATTCAGAAGGTTTAA
- a CDS encoding branched-chain amino acid ABC transporter permease: MGDFLGQYGFLIVTMIQAGLLGLSLYFPLQAGQLSLASPGFYAVGGYVAAILLTNPAFADLRGGLGNFMFPFTWLAAALACGVLGLIVGIPALRLRGIYLALATIAFVEILRVVSLNLSITGGAVGIFGIPQAFGFEDRWQYLWLFGPLLLLTLLFARQLERSRVGRAFRAIREDELAADAMGVPPTHYKVLAFVIGAILAGIVGAMSAPFLNTWNAKQGTFDASIAMLAFVLIGGSRNIWGPVVGGALLTAVPELLRFLADWRLVINGLVLVVASLYLPQGIVGALGRLRRPPPPRRPPHVAEAKGGAS, from the coding sequence ATGGGCGATTTTCTCGGACAGTACGGCTTCCTCATCGTCACCATGATTCAGGCGGGGTTGCTGGGCCTGAGCCTTTATTTTCCACTTCAGGCGGGGCAGCTGAGCCTCGCCAGTCCGGGCTTTTATGCGGTAGGTGGCTACGTGGCCGCGATTTTGCTTACCAACCCTGCGTTTGCGGACCTGCGCGGCGGGCTGGGCAACTTCATGTTTCCCTTCACCTGGCTTGCCGCGGCGCTCGCGTGCGGCGTCCTCGGCCTGATCGTGGGCATTCCAGCCCTGCGGCTGCGCGGCATCTACTTGGCCCTCGCCACCATCGCCTTCGTCGAGATTCTGCGGGTGGTCAGCCTGAACCTGTCCATCACAGGCGGCGCGGTGGGCATCTTCGGCATTCCGCAGGCGTTCGGCTTTGAAGACCGCTGGCAGTACCTCTGGCTGTTCGGGCCGCTGCTCCTGCTGACGCTGCTGTTCGCCCGGCAACTGGAGCGTTCGCGCGTCGGACGGGCCTTCCGCGCCATCCGCGAGGACGAACTCGCTGCCGACGCCATGGGCGTACCGCCCACGCACTACAAGGTGCTCGCCTTCGTGATCGGCGCGATTCTGGCGGGCATCGTCGGAGCGATGAGCGCGCCCTTCCTCAACACCTGGAATGCCAAGCAGGGCACCTTCGACGCCTCCATCGCCATGCTGGCCTTCGTCCTGATCGGCGGCTCACGCAACATCTGGGGGCCGGTGGTGGGCGGCGCGCTCCTCACAGCGGTGCCCGAATTGCTGCGCTTCCTGGCCGACTGGCGGCTGGTGATCAACGGGCTGGTGCTTGTGGTGGCGAGCCTGTATCTGCCCCAGGGCATCGTGGGCGCGCTGGGACGGCTGCGGCGGCCTCCTCCACCGCGTCGCCCCCCCCATGTCGCTGAAGCCAAGGGAGGAGCGTCGTGA
- a CDS encoding peptidylprolyl isomerase: MRQTLLTLALLLGGAALAQTDTTPATTTPPAATEAAKPYQPVDAAAVVAQVGGQGLTGADFERAFRIAVARVLNSQGVPYSTDMLGEFTEARGEFLTQFARDQAVYQLAKRSVQATPAQVDEQLAKARANFSSDAEFAEALKSTGYADESDLRAEIERQTTVQAYLDALKPRFTFGDAVVQGFYNLNRAAFTREAQACVKHVLVKTQAEGQTVLKDVQGGGDFAKIAQEKSQDPGSAAQGGDLGCIAPGDTVAAFDKASFSGPLNQPQLVQTEYGWHVLVVTKRTDAGLTPLTEAAPLIREQLARNAAQKYVDAQIARLGVKTSPEVLGTPSK, encoded by the coding sequence ATGAGACAGACGCTTTTGACGCTCGCCCTGCTGCTGGGTGGCGCGGCCCTCGCCCAGACCGACACGACGCCCGCCACCACGACCCCTCCGGCGGCCACAGAGGCGGCCAAGCCCTACCAGCCTGTGGACGCCGCCGCCGTTGTCGCGCAGGTGGGCGGCCAGGGCCTGACGGGGGCCGACTTCGAGCGGGCCTTTCGCATCGCGGTCGCCCGCGTACTCAATTCCCAGGGCGTGCCCTACAGCACCGACATGCTGGGTGAATTTACCGAGGCGCGCGGGGAGTTCTTGACCCAGTTCGCCCGGGACCAAGCGGTGTACCAGCTGGCCAAACGCTCGGTGCAGGCCACGCCTGCCCAGGTGGACGAGCAGCTCGCCAAGGCCCGCGCCAATTTCTCCAGCGACGCGGAATTCGCCGAGGCGCTCAAATCCACCGGCTACGCGGACGAGTCGGACCTGCGCGCCGAGATTGAGCGGCAGACCACCGTGCAGGCGTACCTCGACGCCCTCAAGCCGCGCTTCACGTTTGGGGACGCCGTGGTGCAGGGCTTTTACAACCTGAACAGGGCGGCGTTCACGCGGGAAGCGCAGGCGTGCGTCAAGCACGTCCTCGTCAAGACGCAGGCGGAGGGTCAGACGGTGCTGAAGGACGTGCAGGGCGGCGGTGACTTCGCCAAGATCGCTCAGGAAAAGAGCCAGGACCCCGGCAGTGCGGCACAGGGCGGTGACCTGGGCTGCATCGCGCCCGGCGACACGGTCGCCGCCTTCGACAAGGCGTCGTTCAGCGGGCCGCTGAACCAGCCGCAGCTCGTGCAGACCGAGTACGGCTGGCATGTGCTCGTCGTTACCAAGCGCACCGACGCCGGCCTTACCCCCCTGACCGAGGCCGCGCCCCTGATCCGCGAGCAGCTCGCGCGCAACGCCGCCCAGAAGTATGTGGACGCCCAGATCGCCCGCCTGGGCGTGAAGACCAGTCCCGAAGTGCTTGGTACGCCGAGCAAGTAG
- the argJ gene encoding bifunctional glutamate N-acetyltransferase/amino-acid acetyltransferase ArgJ, producing the protein MTDTAQGTQDLTFPQGFRAAALAAGIKPSGKTDLSCVVSDSDCTWAFAGTRSTTAAACVTRNRALFSGDGPVRALVVNAGNANAATGQRGARDNADLADAVGSVLNVPEDGVLTASTGIIGHLLPMDRVLSGAEHLPEELRAEVAPFAAAIMTTDTHPKTAAVTLSGGARIVGTAKGSGMIHPDMATMFAFAFSDARVDRDTLRSAFPGIVNRTFNAVTVDGDTSTNDMAVVLANGEAGEVDPAEFLAALEGVMRELARQIAADGEGATKLLTVRVSGARSEAEALSAARTCCVSPLLKSAVHGNDPNWGRVIMAVGRSGAEVDVERMTVSVQGIPVFAGRPLPYDDSAVSASMKAGEVVFEVGLGVGEASGESWGCDLSAEYVSINADYTT; encoded by the coding sequence ATGACGGACACGGCACAAGGAACGCAGGACCTGACCTTTCCCCAGGGCTTTCGTGCGGCGGCCCTCGCGGCGGGCATCAAGCCCAGCGGCAAGACGGACCTCAGCTGCGTGGTCAGCGATTCGGACTGTACCTGGGCCTTCGCGGGCACCCGCTCCACCACCGCGGCGGCGTGCGTGACGCGCAACCGCGCCCTGTTCAGCGGTGACGGCCCCGTACGCGCCTTGGTGGTCAACGCGGGCAATGCCAACGCCGCCACGGGGCAGCGGGGCGCACGCGACAACGCCGACCTGGCCGACGCCGTGGGCAGCGTGCTGAATGTGCCTGAGGACGGCGTGCTCACCGCCAGCACCGGCATCATCGGCCACCTGCTGCCCATGGACCGGGTGCTCAGCGGAGCCGAACACCTGCCCGAGGAACTCCGCGCGGAGGTGGCCCCCTTCGCCGCCGCCATCATGACGACCGACACCCATCCCAAGACCGCCGCCGTTACCCTCAGCGGTGGCGCGCGCATCGTGGGCACCGCCAAGGGCAGCGGCATGATTCACCCGGACATGGCCACCATGTTCGCCTTCGCTTTCAGCGACGCGCGGGTGGATAGAGACACGCTGCGAAGTGCCTTTCCCGGCATTGTGAACCGCACGTTCAACGCGGTGACGGTGGACGGCGACACCAGCACGAATGACATGGCCGTGGTGCTGGCCAACGGAGAGGCGGGCGAGGTGGACCCGGCGGAATTTCTGGCGGCGCTGGAAGGCGTGATGCGCGAGCTGGCCCGGCAGATCGCTGCCGATGGCGAAGGCGCGACGAAACTGCTCACCGTGCGCGTCTCGGGGGCGCGCAGCGAAGCCGAGGCCCTAAGCGCCGCCCGCACCTGCTGTGTCTCGCCACTGCTCAAAAGTGCTGTTCACGGCAACGATCCCAACTGGGGCCGGGTGATCATGGCTGTGGGGCGCTCGGGAGCCGAGGTCGACGTAGAGCGCATGACCGTCAGCGTTCAGGGCATCCCCGTCTTCGCGGGCAGGCCCCTTCCCTACGACGACTCGGCCGTCAGCGCGAGCATGAAGGCCGGTGAAGTGGTGTTCGAGGTGGGCCTTGGCGTGGGCGAGGCCAGCGGCGAGTCGTGGGGCTGTGACCTGAGCGCGGAGTACGTGAGCATCAACGCGGACTACACGACCTAA
- a CDS encoding lipid II:glycine glycyltransferase FemX, which translates to MRLTLSETTNPRAYDDAVRSLPLTSALQGWGYGEARRVLGQVPVRYLIQGNGQTVGALQLIRKRLVPGLSTLYAPRGPALESLDLLPDVAEAVRKIAKPTDTLLKIEPPSPIPADDTVTVPGEYGPFRRAESEQPEHTIVADLTRSEDEMFADLNQMARRNVRTAGKLGVVAGRDDDFEAFWEIFTATNERAKLGAFPRAYYETMLREGNAYGGEAYIVLARHEGKALAGGFFLAMGTGTYYLFGGSVRDDRLREDGTPHKDVKAPDAFYWNAMLDAKRRGYTLFDFWGIPRKLDEEKHSYGVFKMKLKFSEQRVWYPAYDLNLNPVAPAIVRALRWRKTQNNLRKRGNADDVL; encoded by the coding sequence ATGCGCCTGACCCTCTCGGAAACCACCAACCCCCGCGCCTATGACGACGCCGTGCGCTCGCTCCCCCTGACGAGCGCGCTGCAGGGCTGGGGCTACGGCGAGGCGCGGCGGGTACTGGGACAGGTGCCCGTGCGCTACCTGATTCAGGGAAATGGGCAGACCGTGGGCGCGCTGCAGCTGATCCGCAAACGCCTGGTGCCCGGCCTGAGCACCCTGTACGCCCCACGCGGCCCGGCCCTGGAATCGCTGGACCTGCTGCCGGACGTGGCGGAGGCGGTGCGGAAAATCGCCAAACCCACCGACACCCTGCTCAAGATTGAGCCGCCCTCCCCCATTCCCGCCGACGACACCGTGACCGTTCCGGGAGAATACGGCCCTTTCCGCCGCGCCGAGAGCGAGCAGCCCGAGCACACCATCGTCGCGGACTTGACCCGCAGCGAGGACGAGATGTTTGCGGACCTGAACCAAATGGCGCGGCGCAACGTCCGCACCGCGGGGAAGCTCGGCGTGGTGGCAGGTCGGGACGACGATTTCGAGGCGTTCTGGGAGATTTTTACCGCCACCAACGAGCGGGCCAAACTCGGGGCCTTTCCGCGCGCCTACTACGAGACGATGCTGCGCGAGGGCAACGCGTACGGCGGCGAGGCCTATATCGTGCTCGCGCGGCACGAGGGCAAGGCGCTCGCCGGGGGATTTTTCCTGGCGATGGGCACCGGCACCTATTACCTTTTCGGCGGCAGCGTGCGTGACGACCGCCTGCGTGAGGACGGCACGCCCCACAAGGACGTGAAGGCCCCCGACGCCTTCTACTGGAACGCCATGCTGGACGCCAAGCGCCGGGGCTATACCCTGTTCGACTTCTGGGGAATTCCGCGCAAACTCGACGAGGAAAAGCATTCCTACGGCGTCTTCAAGATGAAGCTGAAGTTCTCCGAGCAGCGGGTGTGGTATCCCGCCTACGACCTGAACCTGAACCCCGTCGCGCCCGCCATCGTCAGGGCCCTGCGCTGGCGCAAGACGCAGAACAACCTGCGCAAGCGGGGAAACGCGGACGACGTGCTCTAG
- a CDS encoding TetR/AcrR family transcriptional regulator, whose protein sequence is MPSSNPPADFPGHRLPVQRRSRERVDRILASTRSLIEQQGSDHLKMREVARHAGIPIGSLYQYFADKGALIATLAQQYNALGRACTSAELAGVQVRADLPPALQRITDGFYKLYLEEPVMHDLWAATQTDKALQALETEDAEAHTHMLVDVLTRLYPEREPNQRQTAALLVMHLLATTVRLAITQDRPRGEALITTFKRSVLGEPLRALSEEP, encoded by the coding sequence ATGCCGTCGTCCAACCCACCCGCAGACTTCCCCGGGCACCGCCTGCCCGTTCAGCGCCGCAGCCGAGAGCGTGTGGACCGCATCCTGGCGAGCACCCGCAGCCTGATCGAGCAGCAGGGAAGCGACCACCTGAAGATGCGTGAGGTGGCCCGGCACGCCGGTATTCCCATCGGTTCGCTCTACCAGTACTTCGCAGACAAAGGGGCCCTCATCGCGACCCTGGCCCAGCAGTACAACGCGCTGGGCCGCGCCTGCACGTCGGCCGAGCTCGCGGGCGTGCAGGTTCGCGCCGACCTCCCGCCCGCCCTGCAGCGGATCACCGATGGATTTTACAAGTTGTATCTCGAAGAGCCCGTGATGCACGACCTCTGGGCCGCCACCCAGACGGACAAGGCCTTGCAGGCGCTTGAAACCGAGGACGCTGAGGCGCACACCCATATGCTTGTGGACGTCCTCACCCGGCTTTACCCGGAGCGCGAGCCAAACCAGCGCCAAACAGCAGCGCTGCTGGTCATGCACCTCCTCGCCACCACCGTTCGCTTGGCCATCACCCAGGACCGGCCCCGTGGAGAAGCGCTGATCACCACTTTCAAACGCAGCGTGCTGGGCGAACCCCTGAGGGCCTTGTCCGAAGAACCGTGA
- a CDS encoding DUF1772 domain-containing protein, which yields MPRWMTLLTLTTALGSGLVAGTFFAFSGFVMPALARLPAASGVAAMNAVNTTILTSPFMPVFMGSALACLVLAGAALFAPREPSSFWLLGGALLYLVGSLGVTALRNVPLNDALIASTPRSAVSLWPHYLESWTLWNSLRAAASLLASAALILAVLAGRGE from the coding sequence ATGCCCCGGTGGATGACCCTGCTGACCCTCACCACGGCGCTGGGCAGCGGTCTGGTGGCGGGCACCTTCTTCGCGTTTTCGGGTTTCGTGATGCCGGCCCTCGCCCGCCTTCCCGCCGCTTCAGGCGTGGCGGCCATGAACGCCGTGAACACCACCATCTTGACCTCACCCTTTATGCCCGTCTTTATGGGTTCGGCGCTGGCCTGCCTGGTCCTGGCAGGCGCGGCCCTGTTTGCTCCGCGTGAGCCCTCCAGCTTCTGGCTGCTCGGCGGTGCCCTGCTCTACCTGGTGGGTTCACTCGGCGTCACTGCCCTGCGGAACGTGCCCCTCAATGACGCGCTGATCGCCTCCACGCCCCGGAGCGCCGTCTCCCTCTGGCCACATTACCTGGAGAGCTGGACACTGTGGAACAGCCTTCGGGCCGCCGCTTCCCTTCTCGCTTCTGCCGCCCTGATCCTCGCCGTTCTTGCCGGGAGAGGCGAATGA
- a CDS encoding DedA family protein: protein MAVPLPEWLTALDPLWLNAATFGLMFVEGAGVPGVPGVLPMLAQAALITEGKTGYVDAVFWGALGNLLGSLAGYALGGWILTHLPPRWRAWAGHGRTRRLTEKTAPLLIALSRSVGSLRTPVTWTARTLGVPFSTFAGWSLVGALLHVGLWQYALWKFGEAALQVFRRAEVHLAPLLLVAAVVLLLGWVWRRERGRL, encoded by the coding sequence GTGGCAGTGCCCCTGCCGGAATGGCTGACTGCCTTGGACCCCCTGTGGCTGAACGCCGCCACTTTCGGCCTGATGTTCGTTGAGGGTGCGGGCGTGCCCGGTGTACCTGGCGTCCTGCCCATGCTGGCGCAGGCCGCGCTGATCACCGAGGGCAAGACGGGGTACGTGGACGCCGTGTTCTGGGGCGCCCTGGGCAATCTTCTGGGCAGTCTGGCCGGCTACGCGCTGGGCGGCTGGATTCTGACCCATCTGCCGCCGCGCTGGCGCGCCTGGGCCGGGCACGGCCGCACCCGCCGCCTGACCGAGAAGACTGCTCCCCTCCTGATCGCCCTGAGCCGCAGCGTCGGTTCTCTTCGCACCCCGGTCACCTGGACCGCCCGCACCTTGGGGGTCCCGTTTTCCACCTTTGCCGGGTGGTCCCTGGTGGGGGCGTTGCTGCACGTGGGACTGTGGCAGTACGCCCTGTGGAAGTTCGGTGAGGCGGCCCTGCAGGTCTTTCGCCGCGCCGAGGTCCACCTGGCACCCCTGCTGCTTGTGGCCGCTGTGGTGCTGCTGCTGGGCTGGGTCTGGCGGCGTGAGCGGGGGCGGCTGTAG
- a CDS encoding ABC transporter ATP-binding protein, which produces MTAGTVLEARGLTRRFGGLVAVGDVSFDVREGEIFGLIGPNGAGKTTLFNLMTGLTPPSSGTLTYRGQKVTGLAPHRIATLGMSRTFQNIRLFRALSALENVKIAQHVRTRAGIWAGVFGTSRAEEQRVEERAWALLDLVGLADRAGESAGNFSYGDQRRLEIARALATEPRVLLLDEPAAGMNTSEKGQLTGFIREVRDRFDLTVLVIEHHVPLVMNLCDRVAVLNFGQLIAMGDPASVQRDPKVIEAYLGGE; this is translated from the coding sequence GTGACGGCGGGCACCGTGCTGGAAGCCCGTGGCCTGACCCGCCGCTTCGGTGGCCTGGTGGCCGTGGGCGACGTGTCCTTCGACGTGCGTGAGGGCGAGATTTTCGGCCTGATCGGACCGAACGGAGCGGGCAAGACCACCCTTTTTAACCTCATGACGGGGCTGACGCCTCCCAGCAGCGGCACGCTGACGTACCGGGGCCAGAAGGTAACGGGACTAGCGCCCCACCGCATCGCCACGCTGGGCATGAGCCGCACTTTCCAGAACATCCGGCTGTTCCGCGCCCTCTCTGCGCTAGAGAACGTGAAAATTGCCCAGCATGTTCGGACGCGGGCGGGGATCTGGGCTGGGGTCTTCGGCACCTCCCGCGCCGAGGAACAGCGGGTGGAGGAACGCGCCTGGGCGCTCCTGGACCTCGTCGGTCTGGCGGACCGGGCCGGAGAAAGTGCCGGGAACTTCAGCTACGGCGACCAGCGGCGGCTGGAAATCGCCCGCGCCCTGGCGACCGAGCCGCGCGTGCTGCTGCTGGACGAACCGGCGGCGGGCATGAACACGTCCGAGAAGGGACAACTGACGGGCTTTATCCGCGAGGTGCGCGACCGCTTCGATCTCACCGTGCTCGTGATCGAACATCACGTGCCCCTCGTGATGAACCTGTGTGACCGGGTGGCCGTGCTGAACTTCGGACAACTGATCGCCATGGGAGACCCGGCCAGCGTGCAGCGTGACCCCAAAGTGATCGAAGCGTACCTGGGAGGCGAGTGA
- a CDS encoding acyl-CoA dehydrogenase family protein: MIDFTLTDEQKQLQQLARDFTRREIIPIAAEYDQREELPWQVVEKAFEVGLLNVAIPEHAGGLGLGMLDECLLGEELAYGCMGIYTVLMASELGITPILVGGTEEQQQRFLGPMTEKPSLAAFALSEPNNGSDAAAMHTTAVLDGDEWVINGTKMWISNGGVAEVTVVFATTDRQGGHKATVALVVPKDAPGFTYNKIKHKMGQRASLTSELVFENVRVPRENQLGGLGDGFRIAMKTLDKTRIPVAAGSVGIARRALDESVKYAKERAAFGRPIAQFQAIQFKLAEMSMGIETGRLMYMKAAWLADQNQPHGTESAIAKAYCSEMAFDAANEAIQVHGGYGYVGEYPVEKLLRDVKLNQIYEGTNEIQRVVIARNLLK, from the coding sequence ATGATCGACTTTACCCTCACCGACGAGCAAAAGCAGCTTCAGCAACTCGCCCGCGACTTTACACGCAGGGAAATCATTCCCATCGCCGCCGAGTACGATCAGCGCGAGGAGCTGCCCTGGCAGGTGGTGGAAAAAGCCTTTGAGGTGGGCCTCCTGAACGTCGCCATTCCCGAACACGCGGGCGGCCTGGGGCTGGGCATGCTCGACGAGTGCCTGCTGGGCGAGGAGCTCGCCTACGGCTGCATGGGCATCTATACCGTGCTGATGGCCTCTGAACTGGGCATCACGCCCATCCTGGTGGGCGGCACCGAGGAGCAGCAGCAGCGCTTCCTGGGGCCGATGACCGAGAAACCGAGCCTGGCCGCCTTCGCGCTTTCTGAGCCCAACAACGGCTCCGATGCGGCGGCGATGCACACCACGGCGGTGCTCGATGGTGACGAGTGGGTCATCAACGGCACGAAGATGTGGATCAGCAACGGCGGCGTGGCCGAAGTGACGGTGGTGTTCGCCACCACCGACCGTCAGGGGGGGCACAAGGCGACGGTGGCCCTGGTGGTGCCCAAGGACGCGCCGGGCTTCACGTACAACAAGATCAAACACAAGATGGGCCAGCGGGCTTCGCTGACCTCCGAACTCGTGTTCGAGAACGTGCGGGTGCCGCGCGAGAACCAGCTCGGTGGACTGGGCGACGGCTTTCGAATCGCCATGAAGACGCTCGACAAAACCCGCATTCCGGTGGCGGCAGGCTCGGTGGGCATTGCCCGGCGGGCACTGGACGAGAGCGTGAAGTACGCCAAGGAGCGGGCCGCCTTCGGACGCCCCATCGCTCAGTTTCAGGCGATCCAGTTCAAGCTCGCCGAGATGTCCATGGGCATCGAGACGGGCCGACTGATGTACATGAAAGCGGCGTGGCTGGCGGACCAGAACCAGCCCCACGGCACCGAGAGCGCGATTGCCAAGGCCTACTGCTCGGAAATGGCTTTCGACGCCGCGAACGAGGCGATTCAGGTGCACGGCGGATACGGTTATGTGGGCGAGTACCCTGTGGAAAAGCTGCTGCGCGACGTGAAACTCAATCAGATCTACGAGGGCACCAACGAGATTCAGCGCGTGGTCATTGCGCGCAACCTGCTGAAATAG
- a CDS encoding ABC transporter substrate-binding protein: protein MKRISTMIILGLLTAARAEKVQTPVPIGVALAQTSNTALLGQEQVIGARLAEKFINARGGINGTPIKLVFQDAAGDENSAINAFQNLIGKGNVVGIVGPTLSQQAFAADPIAERAKVPVVGPSNTAKGIPQIGDYIARVSAPVAVVAPNAVKQALKLDPKIKKVAVLYAQNDAFSTSETGTFQETAKAQGLNVATVQKFQTTDTDFTTQVTSVLNADVDLVIISGLAADGGNLVKQLRQLGYKGLIIGGNGLNTSNMFPVCQKYCDGVIIAQAYSPAQPSAANQVFVKEYRAQYKKDPPQFAAQAYAGVQVIVDALRALDRKKKLAQWDLDDLRTALNKQILAGKYNTPLGELRFEKDGEIIQKEFYVAQIKMKDAKTGSFVYLK, encoded by the coding sequence ATGAAACGAATCTCCACGATGATCATCCTGGGTCTGCTCACGGCGGCGCGCGCCGAGAAGGTCCAGACGCCCGTGCCCATCGGTGTGGCGCTGGCGCAGACGAGCAACACGGCTTTGCTGGGGCAGGAACAGGTGATCGGCGCGCGCCTGGCCGAGAAGTTCATCAACGCGCGCGGCGGCATCAACGGCACGCCCATCAAGCTGGTCTTTCAGGACGCGGCGGGTGACGAGAACAGCGCCATCAACGCCTTTCAGAACCTGATCGGCAAGGGAAACGTGGTCGGCATCGTGGGTCCCACGCTCTCGCAGCAGGCCTTCGCTGCCGATCCCATCGCCGAGCGCGCCAAGGTGCCGGTGGTGGGACCGAGCAACACGGCCAAGGGCATTCCGCAGATCGGGGACTACATCGCCCGCGTGTCCGCGCCCGTCGCAGTGGTGGCCCCCAACGCCGTCAAGCAGGCCCTGAAACTTGATCCCAAGATCAAGAAGGTGGCCGTGCTGTACGCGCAGAACGACGCGTTCTCGACCTCGGAGACGGGCACGTTTCAGGAGACGGCCAAGGCGCAGGGCCTGAACGTCGCCACCGTGCAGAAGTTTCAGACCACCGACACCGATTTCACCACCCAGGTGACCTCCGTGCTGAATGCAGATGTGGACCTCGTGATTATCTCGGGGCTGGCGGCGGATGGCGGCAACTTGGTCAAGCAGCTGCGGCAACTGGGTTACAAGGGCCTGATCATCGGCGGCAATGGGTTGAACACCTCCAATATGTTCCCCGTCTGCCAGAAGTACTGCGACGGCGTGATTATCGCCCAGGCGTACAGTCCAGCCCAGCCCAGCGCCGCCAACCAGGTGTTCGTCAAGGAATACCGCGCCCAGTACAAGAAAGACCCGCCCCAGTTCGCCGCGCAGGCCTACGCGGGCGTGCAAGTCATCGTGGACGCCCTGCGTGCGCTCGACCGCAAGAAGAAACTCGCGCAGTGGGACCTCGACGACCTGCGCACGGCCCTGAACAAGCAGATTCTGGCGGGGAAGTACAACACGCCCCTGGGCGAACTGCGCTTTGAAAAAGACGGTGAGATCATCCAGAAGGAGTTCTACGTCGCGCAGATCAAGATGAAGGACGCGAAGACGGGCTCGTTCGTTTATCTGAAATAA